A single region of the Ptychodera flava strain L36383 chromosome 9, AS_Pfla_20210202, whole genome shotgun sequence genome encodes:
- the LOC139141088 gene encoding uncharacterized protein isoform X1, protein MMEASCAVLDIKIITTLERDDDIDEPVLKPAGFDTYVAMLKQVKTLQCEAKELQEEAKTLADSVEKALLADDDCDNDDDDDDNSEDDGRPPLMTLGKVKKAQEKVQELSEEADRKISEATDVKAKLPKQCGFVVCGIDQALQSFGVGRHSYHGQAFIGNHVNKCCKEENIQTLCKSVIRTTARICP, encoded by the exons ATGATGGAAGCTAGCTGTGCAGTACTGGATATCAAGATCATCACGACTCTGGAGagagatgatgacattgatgaacCCGTGCTGAAGCCTGCTGGATTTGACACATATGTAGCCATGTTGAAACAAGTCAAGACATTACAGTGTGAAGCGAAAGAACTCCAAGAAGAAGCTAAGACCTTGGCTGATAGTGTTGAAAAGGCTCTCCTTGCTGATGATGActgtgacaatgatgatgatgatgacgacaatAGTGAAGATGATGGCAGACCGCCACTAATGACCTTGGGCAAAGTTAAAAAAGCCCAGGAGAAAGTGCAGGAACTCAGTGAAGAAGCTGACAGGAAG atATCTGAAGCTACAGACGTAAAAGCGAAACTGCCAAAACAATGTGGTTTTGTAGTCTGCGGTATTGACCAAGCTCTGCAGTCATTTGGTGTTGGACGTCATTCTTACCACGGGCAGGCATTCATCGGAAATCATGTGAACaagtgctgtaaa gaAGAAAACATTCAAACGTTGTGCAAGAGCGTCATCAGGACCACAGCAAGAATATGCCCATAG
- the LOC139141088 gene encoding uncharacterized protein isoform X2 → MMEASCAVLDIKIITTLERDDDIDEPVLKPAGFDTYVAMLKQVKTLQCEAKELQEEAKTLADSVEKALLADDDCDNDDDDDDNSEDDGRPPLMTLGKVKKAQEKVQELSEEADRKEENIQTLCKSVIRTTARICP, encoded by the exons ATGATGGAAGCTAGCTGTGCAGTACTGGATATCAAGATCATCACGACTCTGGAGagagatgatgacattgatgaacCCGTGCTGAAGCCTGCTGGATTTGACACATATGTAGCCATGTTGAAACAAGTCAAGACATTACAGTGTGAAGCGAAAGAACTCCAAGAAGAAGCTAAGACCTTGGCTGATAGTGTTGAAAAGGCTCTCCTTGCTGATGATGActgtgacaatgatgatgatgatgacgacaatAGTGAAGATGATGGCAGACCGCCACTAATGACCTTGGGCAAAGTTAAAAAAGCCCAGGAGAAAGTGCAGGAACTCAGTGAAGAAGCTGACAGGAAG gaAGAAAACATTCAAACGTTGTGCAAGAGCGTCATCAGGACCACAGCAAGAATATGCCCATAG